tcgctattatcgtttgttataaatattatataattttatatatgatatagatCACAAACAAAACATGCTTAcatgcattattatttataaactgACCTAACGTTCGCCTTCTAGCCATTGCAGCAAACGTTTCCAGTAAGCCGGTGGCGGCTGCTGGTTCCAAGGTATTGTTAGTGTCAGAGCAAGCAAGATTGGGCACAGACACAGACATAGGATTCGTAACCACTACAGGACAACCTCCTGTAGTATTTTGGGCAGATGAGCTAGCTTCTTTGTCCCGGCTGCATTCTTTACCAGCTAATTGGAGAATAAAACTGAACTTCGTGAGTACTCACAATTTCACAGGATGAAGACGAGAAAATTGACAATTGATGTAATTCGGATtatgtttctttgttcacTTCATATTATGtaaaacgtaaaaaagaagtagGTATGCTAATGAACTTCCAAAAGTTGGACTGTATTGTATTTGCCGCATATTaagtaagaaagaatgaaaaaaaacataCCATCCGTGATACCAGGATGATGTCTTGGCACAGGCTTAATTCTAAGTGAATTTTCATCTGTCTCTCCAGATACACTGATCCGAACAGGCACCAAACCAAGCAATTCACCACTCAGAAAgctatttgtattattacgcAATCTATCAGCTCCTTCTCTCATACGATCTAGTACTTCTGCAGCTTCCAAACTCAATAATCCTCCACCAGGCTAAAATATCACATCGTaagtaacaatataatatttcatatccaATTACTATGTATTGCCGTAACAGTATAATATCACAATATAAGTTTTATACCTTATTTCCTCGAACAGCAGCAAATAATGATTTTGAACTACTAGAAGCacgattactattactatttgcTGGACAATCCGTGTTAAGAGCAAGACTTTCGACAATAGTAGCTAAATCACTTGTAACTGTAGTATCGGGCCTTGGATGTAATACAACGGAAAGTTCTCCTGTTGAATTTGCTCCACCTTCGCCAGTTACAGCTACTACTGCTTCGGCACGAGCAACTGATAATACGCTTTCTGCTATCGATTCAGCTGCTTGCTATTTGCATTAAATAATTCTACTTTTAATCAAATTctatataattctatttattctatatatttctagaAAGTCTACTATTTAGTTACGAATATTTGATCAAAGTTATGTTATACCTTAGCTGCAAGATTGTCAGCACTCGCTGCTTGATCAGTTGATGCTACTGAGCCACGTATAGCTGTATCAGTACAATCAGGTAAACTAGGAGTACTACTAGATTTTCTTCCTGTTAATACTCCTCCACCACTTTTACCTTTTGCTCCACCATCCACGTCTATACAAGTACCAACTAATCTTAAGTCGTATTTGCCTTCTGCTCCCATTCTATATGAATTAGAGCCACCATGGTCCCATGTTACATCTATCCAACCATTGTGAAGTTCTCCTGTAACTGTACCTTCGCctgatttagaaaaaaaaaaagagaagaaaaaaaacgttagTTTGTATAGATTtcatatcaagaataatatacaaaatataaaccTGGTGGCACACCATCTTGATCCCTCCACTTCCAATCCAATCCTCTAACGACTCTAGCACCTGCGACTAAATGCCTTAGAACTTgtgttttaattaatcttcttTGTTTCCGCACACCGGCTTCTGCTTCTCTTGCGGCACGACCAAGATCTTCACAAACACCTGTAACTTCGCCATAAACTTCAAATCCAGATACAGATAAATAATGTGTTTGACCGGAAGCATTTTTCCCAATTTGTTGTAATCGTAAGTGACGCCACCCTTGTGTTTCATCGCTCGGTGGCTCAAGAGTCCACGTAGCTGTACTACCAGGCTCATTTAAAGAACAATCATCCACATGAGCATATAGTGTTGTCCAAATAATACCATCTTTTGATGCCTGagtaagaattaaataattttatgttacTTAATGAATTCTTTTGCAGATATCCAGAAAGATTTacgattgttattaattataaaaaatacgatGTACGCGATATTTATTCTTACCTGAAATACCCAGTTTCTCAATGCACTTCTACCATATCCTCTAGCATGTCTTAAGGTATAAACGCTTGGAATAACCCACACTCCCAAATCTATTGAAAACCAAGCTCTTTTGTCATCATTAGTATGACAATTCAATGCTGAAGCATCTCTACTAAGTATATCTTCAAGATGCCCATACGGTAAGTTCCGTCCATCACTTGAAGTAACAACAACTAAACCATACTGACCAGGATTTACCCACTCTGCACAAGAtctgaaatacaatgataaagaataaatacaccaattttttagtttaattgctatatatttttctttttatcaaaatcaTAGAAAATTCATTAACTGTTACCTTGCATTGGTTCCAATCCAATATAATATGCCATTTTCATCAAAATCATGTTGATACTTAAATGTTAACTTATTGCCTTCTTTTAGTTTTTTCACAAAAGTAAACGTTGATCTATCGTGATCATGCCACTGTTTCGCtaccatttttaataaatgattttctaaTTGCTGTATAGTACTCAATGGTTCCATTTTTAGACTTCTACCGGATCTATCAATAAGAGAACTCTCTCCTGAAGCTTTTTCTAAGCGAAAACGTAACCTCCTTGTTAAAATCTGTGtaagagaaaattttatgttaaatttatatttgcgatatataaataaaaaatacggaagtataaaaatattactgaCTTGAAGGCCATAACCAGAACCTGGAGTATCATACAAATAAACTGGTAATTTTTCTATAGATTCTAATACCGAAACAAGTTTATGCACTAAAATTTTTGCTGAATTATGTTCTCTATTAGCATCTTTCGTTTGAAAGCAACTTTTAAAAACAGCTATCCTCTGTAATCGCATCTTTGTTGTTCTGAGCGTTGGTGGCTGCGGTCCTGGTGGTGCAgccaataaagataataatgtttgtaCCAATCCACTAGAGTGTAGTTCATATGCAGAAACTCTTCCTTCTTCATTCAACAATATTTTAAGCTCTTCTAAAGAACTTTGCAATATAGTACGCCACTCACGATTTCCGGATTGTTGCTTTTGACAAGCTTTCTCTATTTGGTTTACAATAGCTCCGAGTTTGGCAACTACTCCACGCGGCTGTGCTTGAGCAGCTTTAAAGTAACGTTCATAAATATCTTGAGCTTGCACTttaactttttgttttatagcTTCAGTTTTTGATCTTAATCTTTTTCCTCGTTTTCCAGCCCAACCAGCAGCAAATTCTGGacctaaataataataagtaaattagcaaatataaatgaagaggtataattataatttgaagTATAAACTTTAATATACCTAAACTTGTTTCTGCTGTAAAAGAGTGCTTTGTACCACGATttgattcaaaaataaaacCGGGAAGATCCTCCCTTAATATAGTGGCCTGTTGCTGACCATCActattatgtatacataattcactttcttttctactaGATAATGCCCAATTTCCAACAACTAATCGAGTGGGACCAGGACGGGATAGCACAGGTTGACTGGCAGAATTTGGTTTTACTTGACTGCGTGCTCTCTGGAGTTTCTCCAAAAATTCACCGCGGTTTTCTGCAAGAAACATACGaacgtaattaaaataatttaaagccATAAACAAATTCATCATTTCCTATGAAGTGAAACATATTATAAACAgatgtttaaaatatttccagaaagagaaattttaggTTTAGACTGCTAATCTGTATTGAGGGGTAGGAAATGCGTGCCCAACAAGGAGATATGTATACCTACCTTCAGTAGTAAGCGACTCTGTGTTCCTCCCCTTTCCTGTAGGCAGTTAGTAAAACCGGTTATTCACTAAACTAGACCCCTCGTAAAAGTTAATcacaaatgaaaaagataaaacataaATTAATGCTAGCttagagaaaatgaaattataacttTGCATGTTGATAAAAAGGGACGATAGGATCGTttcaagaaagataataattagatgAACGATATAGTTGGATGAAACATTGGATCATactatttagaaaaataagtatCTACTCACCTGATGTGTCGGTTCCACCTTCTGGGCTTCCACTAGAGTACATTGTTGCTAATTTTCCGTCAAGTATAAATCTAAACCATCCATTGCTTCCATTTGATAATTCTAAAGCAGCAGCATCTGACCAGACATATAAACAATCTCGACCTCTACAAATGCACCAATCTCTCCAGTGATAAGCTCTTCCAATTAACAACTCTCGAGCATCTTCCATGGTTTGTTCCTGTCCTGATTGATTTTGTTCTGCTTCTGGTTCAGGAGCAACTTCTTGTGGTCCAGCTAATGAAGCAactttagaaaatattccaagaCGAGCAAAATGCTCCAAAAATTCATCTTTTCCTTTAATCATCAAATCTTGTATCATTTGCAAAACTACTAAATGTCCATCTTCATCTTcctattaatgttaaattaaaaataatttatagtatGAAGATAccatgaatatttaaatatgaatcGAGCGAGATAGAAACAATACATTTTTTCCTCACTTAACAAACGCAAACACTACACAACTTTTTTAAGCACTAGAGTACCAGCGACCTTTAGTTTTGTTTAACTAAATCATATGAGacacaaataatataaaatagacatTTTTCGAGCAGAAAGTGAATGCACTTCTGTGAAGTTTAAGCATATACTTTTGCATGTTTCAACTGCAGGAGACAAACAGTTGACAGAAGTGgacaaataatttcattagtaaaaagaaagaattaaaaaatgtttataattagCCCTCTTTTGAACGTACTGCCAGCTACCTAGTTCATAATCAaccaattatttcaaattttctaatataaatatatatatatatatatatatatatatatatatatatatatatatatatatatatatatatatatataattgtcctCTTTTGTCAAGTTTTGTgtccaaaaagaaataagacacTATGTCACTCATTAATATTAGCACCACTGTATAAAGTCAATATTTTTGCATTTTGTATAGCAATCGTTACTATGGTGCTATAAGACATTTTTGAGGCTTATTGAATATGTATCCTTTCTGAATAGACGAGCAATACATGTGTAAGTTTGTTAGATCTCAcgctttaaataaattatgatagGTGCatcatgttaataataaatatagaaagaatatttatgtAGTCATTAATAAACTCAGCAGACAAACTGAGTAAATGAACAGGATAAGGGAGACAAAAGGGACGTTGATCTAGTGAGCGGTAGAAATATGGTACAGACGTTACCGTCTTATCAAGAATGTAGTTCTGGGAACTGGCAAACTTGCGTGATGAAATGCAGGGCAATTTGGGGCCAATGATCGGCTTGAGAGGCAGAGGCGGTGGCGATGGCGCCTTTATCTCAACCTCCTGTGAACAATCTTAACTAAATCACTGGCACTCTTTGCTTGTGTGTCTGTTTGTCTATTGGAACATGTTCTTGGGTTATTAAAACGATTCAAACAGTCATACTTTTTAAAGGCGTTTGCTATGGAAGTATTAAAGAATATCTAACATATACTTAAAGCATAAAACGAATTTTTATCTTACCTCATTATCTAATACATTTGCAATAACTTCCACAAGCATAGCACCACAGCCGCCTGTATCAGAACCACATGTTTCAACGAGTAATTCTGGTTGTATATAATGTaccatttttctaattaaacttAAACTTGCTTTTCTAACACTGGGGAGCATCGTTGATTGGAAAGTTGTACAAAATACTGGTAAAagtctttttaaatatactgGAGCCATTTCAGGATCACCCTTTGGTTCTGTAAATTCTTCCGTTTCTGCTTCTGGCTTTCTATGCTCTTGATTTGGTGGTAACATCCACTCCCCAGGTGATTGTAATATAGCTGCGACTTCTCTATGACCTTCATCGACACGTTCTCTAGCCTTATCTAATGGAGTTTTTCCGTCTTCGTCTCTAAGATCAGGATTTGCTCCATGCCTAAGCAAAACTTTTGCAATCGCTGGCCTTCCAAAACAAGCTGCATAATGTAGACTTGACGATCGTTGACCTTTATTAACATCTGCACCTCTATCACATAAAAATTCAACCATTTCTTGTGTACCAAATGCCGAAGCCCAATTTAACAATGTTTGACCAACATCATCCATAAAGTTGACTTCAATACCTCCAGAATCTATAGCTTCTATTAATGCATCTGTATCTTTGGATCTTATACAATCAATTAGTTGTCTATGAGACTTTTCACCCGCACTATCCAAACGTCTTAATCTTGGTAACAATGGTCCTGAAGGACCTCCTGTAGTGCCACGACCAAGGGCTGATCTACCCTCAAACAATAAAACTAACAAAAGATCAACTAATCTCATAGAATCGAGAGCACATCTTTCATCTCCTTTTAGGGCCTTTTCTATTGCATCTGGTAATTCTGAACGTAGAAGATCGTGAGTTATCGATGGCGATCCCCTACATAATGTAGATAGAAGACTGATTATAGTGGAAACTGAAGCGCAAGACCTTGGTTCTGAAGTTGCTGCAGTAGTAGGCGGTGGAGGTGTCTTTGGATTACTGGAAGCTGCTGTGACAGATGTACCAGGTCCTGCAGCGTTTGATAATCTATATGGCAGATTAATTTAGAATATGCATCACaatctatacacacacacacacacacatacacacaccatacatacatacatatatacatacatacatacatacatacatacatacatacatacatacacagacaaaaacacacatatatgtatatatattatgtgttaatttttatttgttattaattcttACCTATACAGAAGTTCAGAAACCAATCCATTGCAAGCTAATGGAGCAGGATCAGTTCCTCTCCTGGAAAATCTATCAGCCAATGATGCAAAGCAACGAAGTGCACCATCCGCCACATGTGCATCCTCGTGCCTAAGCAAAGTTGATAATGCTTCTACACAATCAGGCAAAGTTTTATCTTGAGGTTCAACTTTGCCACATAGACGTGTTACTACAGCCATTGCAGAATGTAATGTATCTCGATGAACGCGTGCTCCATGTTCTCTGATGAAACATAATGCACATGGAAGGCCTCCTGCTTCAAACACAGCACCTGCTTCTCTTGCGCAAACGAGTTCTAACACCTGCATATTATTTAAGAtacgaattttaatattattataactaatatgattatcattcattttatatatggaaaaaaatcctttctcctctccctctccttctccctctctttttatttattataccttTATACATTGTTCTGCTAGATCTCTGCTAGCTCTGGAGCCTAGTCCAGCGCCAGACAGACGACCACAAATAGCTTTCACTGCACCTTCCATAGCTACTACTCTGCGTGTACATTCTGCAGAAACATCTAAATAATATGTTATGGCTCGAGCTGTTACTTCTAAAACACTGTCAGGTGCAAATTCATCTAAGAAAATTCTACATAATGCAGGCAAAAATGTGCGTGGTGGACAGCtgaaaagttaataaatattaagataggtaactaaaataattgaaatgaacagacatataattattacttgtaattattacatacCATTCGAAACAGCGATCGACATTATCAGACATAAGTAATAACATGCATAGTTGTTCTAATGCAATTAATTGCATATCTCTTTCGTCTCCCTGGCCCATACTGAGCCATTCTAGTAATGTCTCCGGATCTACGTCTGTCATCTGAATACagatgtataaaaaatataagataccATTTTAATTTATGCAAATATGGTAAAAGTACTATGATCTTAATGAGACAACAATTAACTATACTCTCTTATAtttgttacaataataatattaatttatatagatttcaaaaaataacACTTTTACTGAGCAttaattctaaatattttaagCAAGAAACAAAGGAAGATTATTGTCAGTGAGATGTTATAAATAGCTCACTTTGTTCTATCGttataagatatatagaaTTTCAAAATGCTCACCTTATGTCTTTTATAGCACCAACTAAATGGGTTTCAATCTGACGatctgaaaatataatattgcacTATACTATGAAATCATAAATTGCACAGctaaaatatttaagattgATTTGCAGGTTTTTTACCAAAAGTAACAAACGCACGTCAAAACGAAGgaaataatgtaaaagaatTCGTTATTAATCGTATTTCAAAATTCAATATCGGACGTAACGTATCACAAATAAACACAACTGTTTCTCACTAGTAGCAGCAGCTCTATATTAAGACTCACTTTGacagctttctctctcccgtGGTGTATGGCTTTGGCtgaatgttatttttctaGAAAGAAGCGACGACGATAATTGAGCGCTGCGCTTGTTAAATGTTAAACACACGCTCCGAACGGGACTTGAACAGTTCGATAAATAAAGGCACGTGGCATTGAGAGACAGcaatatcctatatatatatattggtacTTGCCGTTAAAACACAAaggatggaaaaaaatttgacaCGACAATGGCaatcattagaaattttcttcttcattgaaATAACGTATAAAATGCAACCTTTGACCGCATTACGTATACAAattaaaaggaagataaatcGAAGACAATTATTGAAATCATCTGATATTCACAACATACTATTATCTATAACTCTCCTGCTCGCGAGTATGGCTCAACACACAATGAAGATACATTACCGTTCCGCACAGTGTTCCATCCTTCGTAAGGGGTCAGGTCGCCATCCTTTATGAAACGTCTCGTTTCCCGATAAGAAAACGAACACGACAACGTACTTGCACCGTCGTTTGTACGAACAAGCTTATCGACGTACCACGAACGGACAAAGTGCTCCAAGCGAGCAGggatattcttattttccgTCAGTATTGTCGTATATATTTCGCCATTTACATGACATTCGGTATAATTCGGAATCACGAACTAACAGCAGCGCTCCCAAGCGTTTTCAATGGCTTTCAACGCAACGATTGCAACAAGAAGTTTTCGCTTTGGTGGATTCTCATGTATTTTCccattctttccttctcccacTTCCCTATTACTATCTTAGATCTCTTTATCAGACAGACACAATTTCATGCCTCTTCACCTTATGATTCACGGTCATACATAAAAcgagtatatgtatttaacacTCGTTATCCTTATCTACCGTTATGATTACGTTCCTAGGTTTTATTATAtctcaatataataaaaaatattcattaccTGCGAGTAAATGGTTTCCAATATCGTCGACTGATAACATGCATGACGTGgaatttctattgttaattcataaattttaaaagtCAAATCGATCCACTTAACTTTTTGCGCACAAGGCGCTCCTTCATATCGATAGACCGGATGTGATAATCGATTCGATTGTTCGACTTACGCGGTTGCTTaaattaccgttattctcaCATACATTTACACAATTTTACAGATTCgcatattaatcatattatctATCTACTTCATTTATCTTCATTAGTTACAATCAAATTTGGAAGATgcgatttttgaaaaaaaaagtaggcatattcatttttaatatttttttcttttttatagttttcaatataaaaacattttcatgATACTTTCTTAACTAATATGCTTTACATATTTCtcaaataaattgtaaacatAACTGTGTCCTATTATACAAGAAGTCATAACATAACcaaagcttttctttttccttcgctCAAAGCAgatattaaatagaataaaaaaattattttaagtatgTACATTGTATAATTCAcgtgttatatattttacaattttgtgtcttattctatttcttattttttacggacgtttttcttcttttctaaagCTAAAACATatagttttataataaatataaaaataaaggataatGTAAGTATACACTTGAGAAAGAAACATACCTTTACGTTCTTCTGCAATTTCCGCTCTTCTATCCTTCATATGCATAGGTAATTTATCTAACATCTTTTCTATGAAATTATCTACAACTAAAGACCTGTTCATTGATTTAACTGGAGCTCGACAAACTGGACATTCTCTGCGTTTCTTATTCCATGTATTAATACAATGAAGACAAAATGTATGCATACAATTCAAAGTCGTtgcttttataaataattcagaGCATACACTACATGTCAATTGTTCGTCCATTATATTACTAACTGTGTCCATTGCATCTTTGGATATGATGATATTGTCCATATTATTTTCTGTCAGATCTATAGTATCTATAATACGTAGATTCGAGGTATCCACAACTTCAAGCAATATACAACTGTCTTCCTTAAGCATGCTAGATCCAGGTGCTTgtaattttaaagagaaaaaaaaaataaagcagtgaatgaaatattaaaaataagtggaaattatttaaatatgtacatatttcataattaaaaaaataccaTTTTGTGATCGTACAGAGActgatttaatttctttatcttttaaagcTTTTTCAGTTTCTTTAAGCTTTTCTTCTAGTTCAATTTTTTCAGTTAATAATTGCGCTtggatatttttctcttccttaaCTCTATTCTCCATCATATTCTTCCATTCTGCTTGTTGCTCTTCCCTCCATTTTTCCAtttgttctttcattttaatttccaataattctttttcttgtttacttATATCAAGTGCCTCTTGCcatttttgtctctcttcATTTAAACGAGCTTCAAATTGAgtcctttcattttctaacTTTTTCAGTAATTTAGAAtacatattttgtaaatatttttcttgattattACCAGCTGCTATTTTATCTTCTAATTTTACAATCTGATTCTTTAAATCTTCCTTATCATGTACCATATCCCAttgtttcaataaaatattcaattcttCTTTTAACTCTAATTGTTCTTTTTGCTTATTTTCTAACTTAtcctttaattcttttctctgaCTTTCATGACTTTCAACAAATGTCCTTTGCTCTGTCAAGACGTCGTTAAACAATTGTTTGTCAATTCGCTGCTTCTTAGGATTAGTTTCTTCCGTAAGATTAAGAGTAAACACATACTTATAATTGCTATTTGCACTAAGCTGAATAATATCTCCAACCAAAATTTTTCTTGTACTTCCTGATTCAAGAACAACATCATTAACAAAAGTATAACTAGAACTTAAATCCTTGATAGTCCATTCACCATTCCCTTCATATCTTATAATACAATGTTTTCTAGATATCAATGTGTCCAATATAATCTCATCGTTATCTCTTGCTCTTCCTATTTTGAACTgttcgaagaaataatttgttttttttataatttttttttactaatataaaatacacatgcaaaatataatgaaattccagaaattaacaataaaaaaggattaattaattacaaaaaaataataagtaataataaacaattaccTCAGATTTATCAATATGAATATCACGAGCTGCAGCACcatttctatttaatcttaCTAATATTGGTTCCAGAATCTTTACTTCATTATCCGGCATAGGACTTCTTTTCATGGTtgaattttccatttttataagaaacaatgaaaaagatgCAGAAACATCGGATATATATAGGTTATCTATTTTGACCGCATTTATAGTTTATTATGCTTCTCTTGGTCGCTTATTTGTTgataattgattataataaatatttaaagcaaaatatttataaatctattatttGCTTAAAAAATGTTAGTTTCAACGcagttaatataaaaaaatttaattattgacAATTTTGTACTTAAAACAAACACGCCTCTCTCATTTCTTAAATCGCGCCACCTCGTGAATTGAACTTAAACGAATATCTAAAGAAAATGCTTTATCTTAGAGAGTTAACTTACttagaattcttttttatcgatatataatttgtaatttacgatattttttttgtatttcgtaaaatattcattatcatagcattaaaaataatttcataagaattatagatgaaataataacatatgatttttaatttcaatcgttAAATCCAATCCATA
The genomic region above belongs to Vespa crabro chromosome 2, iyVesCrab1.2, whole genome shotgun sequence and contains:
- the LOC124422087 gene encoding E3 ubiquitin-protein ligase HECTD1 isoform X7, whose translation is MTDVDPETLLEWLSMGQGDERDMQLIALEQLCMLLLMSDNVDRCFECCPPRTFLPALCRIFLDEFAPDSVLEVTARAITYYLDVSAECTRRVVAMEGAVKAICGRLSGAGLGSRASRDLAEQCIKVLELVCAREAGAVFEAGGLPCALCFIREHGARVHRDTLHSAMAVVTRLCGKVEPQDKTLPDCVEALSTLLRHEDAHVADGALRCFASLADRFSRRGTDPAPLACNGLVSELLYRLSNAAGPGTSVTAASSNPKTPPPPTTAATSEPRSCASVSTIISLLSTLCRGSPSITHDLLRSELPDAIEKALKGDERCALDSMRLVDLLLVLLFEGRSALGRGTTGGPSGPLLPRLRRLDSAGEKSHRQLIDCIRSKDTDALIEAIDSGGIEVNFMDDVGQTLLNWASAFGTQEMVEFLCDRGADVNKGQRSSSLHYAACFGRPAIAKVLLRHGANPDLRDEDGKTPLDKARERVDEGHREVAAILQSPGEWMLPPNQEHRKPEAETEEFTEPKGDPEMAPVYLKRLLPVFCTTFQSTMLPSVRKASLSLIRKMVHYIQPELLVETCGSDTGGCGAMLVEVIANVLDNEEDEDGHLVVLQMIQDLMIKGKDEFLEHFARLGIFSKVASLAGPQEVAPEPEAEQNQSGQEQTMEDARELLIGRAYHWRDWCICRGRDCLYVWSDAAALELSNGSNGWFRFILDGKLATMYSSGSPEGGTDTSENRGEFLEKLQRARSQVKPNSASQPVLSRPGPTRLVVGNWALSSRKESELCIHNSDGQQQATILREDLPGFIFESNRGTKHSFTAETSLGPEFAAGWAGKRGKRLRSKTEAIKQKVKVQAQDIYERYFKAAQAQPRGVVAKLGAIVNQIEKACQKQQSGNREWRTILQSSLEELKILLNEEGRVSAYELHSSGLVQTLLSLLAAPPGPQPPTLRTTKMRLQRIAVFKSCFQTKDANREHNSAKILVHKLVSVLESIEKLPVYLYDTPGSGYGLQILTRRLRFRLEKASGESSLIDRSGRSLKMEPLSTIQQLENHLLKMVAKQWHDHDRSTFTFVKKLKEGNKLTFKYQHDFDENGILYWIGTNARSCAEWVNPGQYGLVVVTSSDGRNLPYGHLEDILSRDASALNCHTNDDKRAWFSIDLGVWVIPSVYTLRHARGYGRSALRNWVFQASKDGIIWTTLYAHVDDCSLNEPGSTATWTLEPPSDETQGWRHLRLQQIGKNASGQTHYLSVSGFEVYGEVTGVCEDLGRAAREAEAGVRKQRRLIKTQVLRHLVAGARVVRGLDWKWRDQDGVPPGEGTVTGELHNGWIDVTWDHGGSNSYRMGAEGKYDLRLVGTCIDVDGGAKGKSGGGVLTGRKSSSTPSLPDCTDTAIRGSVASTDQAASADNLAAKQAAESIAESVLSVARAEAVVAVTGEGGANSTGELSVVLHPRPDTTVTSDLATIVESLALNTDCPANSNSNRASSSSKSLFAAVRGNKPGGGLLSLEAAEVLDRMREGADRLRNNTNSFLSGELLGLVPVRISVSGETDENSLRIKPVPRHHPGITDAGKECSRDKEASSSAQNTTGGCPVVVTNPMSVSVPNLACSDTNNTLEPAAATGLLETFAAMARRRTLGPTGGQHIASNSNTGSNPRGPNSVSSLVRLALSPNFPGGLLSTAQSYPSLTSSSQVAGSGVTTTTGAGLGQALTMSLTSTSSDSEQVSLEDFLESCSGVASSSAGGGRTTGGPTLLTELEDDEDGVLEEEEDNDENDQEEDDEENEEEGDGCEGEYEEVMVSRNLLAAFMEEEAPQSSKRRAWDDEFVLKRQFSALIPAFDPRPGRTNINQTTDLEVPPPGSETQPSTRVGSLPMPRLSLRLKGPGLPGIPDVELPLLEPHASIFQAVQELMQLTELGSRQEKLRRIWEPTYTIIYKEAREEESSGRATPIVTLYSRNSTQNTNACTVEDVLQLLRHVFVLSTTRDDGRNNVSDIVESEDTMCWVHPDDFTSKKITNKVVQQIQDPLALAAGALPNWCEELARSCPFLLPFETRRLYFSCTAFGASRSIVWLQTQRDAVLERQRAPGLSPRRDDSHEFRVGRLKHERVSVPRGEKLLDWAEQVLKVHASRKSILEVEFVGEEGTGLGPTLEFFALVAAELQRKDLSLWLCDDEESCDNQQTCVSGEQVRPAGYYVVRPSGLFPAPLPQDSTACDRAVRYFWFLGVFLAKVLQDNRLVDLPLSRPFLKLMCRGDITNNVNEKIGLTGVTQESMSSSMSSSFISEEGEADAAYSTLEPSPWYSGLLDIEDLVVVDPVRGDFLKEILNRMAKRDRTLSDGRSSADEETSLCITHPSGTSVAIEDLALTMTYSPSSRVFQHDQVELIEGGSEIPVTVENAKQYADLTNAYCLDRGICRQLEAFKSGFSKVFPMEKLHAFSPEEVRAMLCGEQNPQWTREDLLNYTEPKLGYTRESPGFQRFVNVLVSLTGSERKAFLQFATGCSALPPGGLCNLHPRLTVVRKVDAGSGGYPSVNTCVHYLKLPEYPTEEILKERLLAATRERGFHLN